The following coding sequences lie in one Paenibacillus durus ATCC 35681 genomic window:
- the topA gene encoding type I DNA topoisomerase, which translates to MADSLVIVESPAKAKTIGKYLGSKYIVKASMGHVRDLPKSQIGVEVENDFNPKYITIRGKGSVLKELKDASKKVKKVYLAADPDREGEAIAWHLAHALELDNTQDCRVVFNEITKQAVKDAFKTPRKINMDLVNAQQARRILDRLVGYKISPLLWKKVKKGLSAGRVQSVAVKIIMDRENEISAFVPEEYWTITAKLGIRDSVFDARFYKLNGEKKELERESDVQEVMKAIEGADFIVSEVKEKERQRHPSAPFTTSSLQQEAARKLGFRAAKTMSVAQQLYEGVELGKEGTVGLITYMRTDSTRISATAQEEAKELISSKYGEDFLPESPRQYSKKAAGAQDAHEAIRPTSALRDPDTVKEFTSRDQFRLYKLIWERFVSSQMASARLDTLSVDIKAGEVVFRAVGSKVSFPGFMKVYVEGNDDGTTEEEKYLPQLQAGDKLISQAVEPKQHFTQPPPRYTEARLVKTLEELGIGRPSTYAPTLETIQKRGYVAIEEKKFMPTELGELVIEQMEQFFPEILDVEFTAHMEGDLDHVEEGAEDWVKVLAEFYNSFEKRLEVAEEEMKEIEIVDEVSDEICEKCGKPLVYKLGRFGKFLACSGFPDCRNTKPIIKDIGVGCPKCHEGKVVERRSKKGRVFYGCDRYPECDFVSWDKPSSKPCPECGSWMVEKRNKQGTRLQCTSCDHTESLEESEEETAE; encoded by the coding sequence GTGGCTGATTCTTTGGTCATTGTCGAGTCGCCTGCCAAGGCGAAGACCATCGGCAAATATTTGGGCAGCAAATATATCGTAAAGGCATCAATGGGACATGTTCGCGACTTGCCCAAAAGCCAGATTGGCGTAGAAGTCGAGAATGACTTTAATCCCAAATATATTACAATTCGCGGCAAAGGCTCGGTACTCAAAGAGCTGAAGGACGCAAGCAAAAAAGTGAAAAAAGTCTATCTGGCGGCTGACCCGGACCGTGAAGGAGAGGCGATTGCCTGGCATCTGGCGCATGCGCTGGAACTTGATAATACGCAGGACTGCCGCGTTGTGTTCAACGAAATTACGAAGCAGGCCGTGAAGGATGCTTTTAAGACTCCGCGCAAAATAAATATGGATCTGGTGAACGCACAGCAGGCGCGGCGCATCCTTGACCGGCTCGTTGGTTATAAAATCAGCCCTTTATTATGGAAGAAAGTCAAAAAGGGGCTGTCCGCCGGCCGTGTACAATCGGTAGCCGTCAAAATCATTATGGACCGGGAGAATGAGATCTCGGCATTCGTGCCGGAGGAATATTGGACGATTACCGCCAAGCTTGGTATCCGTGATTCCGTATTCGATGCCAGATTTTATAAATTAAATGGCGAGAAAAAGGAACTGGAGCGGGAGAGCGACGTACAGGAAGTAATGAAGGCGATTGAAGGCGCCGATTTCATCGTCAGCGAAGTGAAGGAAAAGGAAAGACAGCGCCATCCGTCGGCTCCATTCACAACGAGTTCCCTCCAGCAGGAAGCCGCTCGCAAGCTCGGATTCCGGGCCGCCAAGACGATGTCTGTCGCCCAGCAGCTGTATGAAGGTGTGGAGCTCGGTAAAGAAGGCACAGTTGGTCTGATCACATACATGCGTACAGATTCCACGCGGATTTCCGCGACGGCGCAGGAAGAAGCAAAAGAATTGATCTCCAGCAAATACGGGGAGGATTTTCTGCCGGAATCGCCGCGTCAATACTCCAAGAAGGCGGCCGGAGCACAGGACGCGCATGAAGCGATCCGCCCAACCTCGGCGCTGCGCGATCCAGACACTGTGAAGGAATTCACCAGCCGCGACCAGTTCCGCCTTTACAAGCTGATATGGGAACGCTTTGTGTCCAGTCAGATGGCTTCTGCCCGGCTGGATACGCTGTCAGTCGATATTAAGGCTGGCGAAGTTGTGTTTCGCGCCGTCGGTTCCAAGGTGTCCTTTCCCGGCTTTATGAAGGTGTATGTGGAAGGCAACGATGACGGCACAACGGAAGAGGAGAAATACCTGCCGCAGTTGCAGGCCGGAGATAAGCTGATTTCGCAGGCAGTCGAGCCGAAACAGCATTTTACGCAGCCGCCCCCGCGCTATACGGAAGCGCGTCTCGTTAAGACGCTGGAGGAGCTGGGGATCGGACGCCCAAGCACCTATGCGCCGACGCTCGAAACGATCCAGAAGCGCGGCTATGTTGCCATAGAAGAAAAAAAGTTCATGCCTACTGAGCTTGGGGAACTGGTTATCGAACAAATGGAGCAGTTCTTCCCGGAAATCCTTGATGTGGAATTTACGGCTCATATGGAAGGCGATCTTGACCATGTGGAAGAAGGCGCAGAGGATTGGGTAAAAGTGCTTGCCGAATTTTACAATTCCTTCGAGAAGCGTCTTGAAGTGGCCGAAGAGGAAATGAAAGAGATTGAGATCGTGGATGAGGTTTCCGACGAAATTTGCGAGAAATGCGGTAAGCCGCTAGTTTACAAGCTGGGGCGCTTCGGCAAATTTTTAGCCTGTTCAGGCTTCCCGGACTGCCGGAATACCAAGCCGATTATCAAGGATATCGGGGTCGGCTGCCCGAAATGCCACGAAGGAAAGGTTGTGGAGCGGCGCAGTAAGAAGGGACGCGTCTTCTATGGCTGCGACCGGTATCCTGAGTGCGACTTTGTTTCCTGGGATAAACCGTCTTCCAAACCGTGTCCGGAGTGCGGCTCATGGATGGTAGAGAAACGGAACAAACAAGGAACCCGGCTGCAGTGTACGTCATGCGACCATACCGAGAGTCTGGAGGAAAGCGAAGAGGAAACGGCGGAGTAA
- the dprA gene encoding DNA-processing protein DprA yields the protein MNNRDILFGLHEVEGIGWRSIDKIRKAGFLSEKAFDCTAEDWERVGLTPGMSAKLPKILTPDWVEERRSLMESANVSMVTLYDDGYPQLLKEISQPPWVLYYRGRAELLHRPGIALVGTRVPTAYGRKVGAVLAEELAAGGLAVVSGLARGIDSICHEAALGQRGGTVAVMATGMDKIYPPENRELLERISCEGLVITEYPIGTKSHPGLFPQRNRIIAGLTLGTVVVEADSRSGSLITADAALEAGRDVFAVPGPITSPKSRGALELIKQGAALVSGAADILAEYVSLLPEPSDFTQDREAGNDGFGMLCSENNLTSDESRLYHILHQGPCSLDELLEKSGLDFGHLHSVLLSLIIKKAVTSLPGAVYKVI from the coding sequence ATGAACAATCGGGATATATTATTCGGTTTGCATGAAGTGGAGGGCATCGGCTGGAGGAGCATTGACAAAATCCGCAAAGCGGGATTTTTATCAGAGAAGGCGTTTGACTGTACTGCGGAGGACTGGGAGAGAGTTGGCCTAACGCCGGGAATGTCTGCAAAGCTGCCGAAAATTCTAACCCCGGATTGGGTTGAAGAGCGCCGTTCTCTCATGGAATCGGCCAATGTATCGATGGTTACGCTATACGATGATGGATATCCTCAGCTGCTGAAGGAAATATCCCAGCCCCCTTGGGTACTATACTACCGGGGACGGGCTGAGCTGCTGCATAGACCCGGCATTGCGCTGGTTGGCACGCGTGTTCCAACGGCTTACGGCCGCAAGGTTGGAGCCGTTCTCGCCGAGGAATTGGCCGCTGGCGGCCTTGCCGTTGTCAGCGGGTTGGCCCGCGGAATCGATAGTATCTGTCATGAAGCCGCGCTGGGGCAGCGAGGGGGAACCGTGGCCGTCATGGCTACCGGGATGGACAAAATATACCCTCCGGAGAATCGAGAGTTGCTGGAGCGGATTTCATGCGAAGGTCTGGTGATCACCGAATATCCGATTGGCACCAAAAGCCACCCTGGCCTATTTCCGCAGCGCAACCGGATTATTGCCGGGCTTACTCTTGGAACCGTCGTCGTGGAAGCTGACAGCCGCAGCGGTTCCCTGATCACAGCGGATGCGGCCCTTGAAGCGGGAAGGGATGTATTTGCCGTTCCCGGACCGATTACTTCCCCCAAAAGCAGGGGGGCGCTTGAGCTGATCAAACAGGGAGCGGCGCTTGTGTCCGGCGCAGCCGACATCCTGGCGGAGTACGTCTCTCTGCTGCCAGAACCCTCAGATTTTACACAGGATCGGGAGGCCGGGAACGATGGGTTTGGGATGCTATGCAGCGAAAACAATTTGACAAGTGACGAGTCCCGCCTATACCATATACTGCATCAGGGACCATGTTCTCTGGATGAGCTGTTGGAAAAAAGCGGTCTGGATTTTGGACATTTGCATTCCGTTCTGTTATCTTTAATCATAAAAAAAGCGGTAACATCCTTACCAGGCGCAGTATATAAGGTTATATAA
- the sucD gene encoding succinate--CoA ligase subunit alpha, producing MSILVDKNTKVITQGVTGSTGLFHTKGALEYGTKMVGGVTPGKGGTSFDITLNDGQIVSMPIFNTVIDAKKATGATASVIYVPPAYAADSIMEAVDAELDLVICITEGIPVLDMVKVKRYLEGRSTVLIGPNCPGIITPGECKIGIMPGYIHMPGYVGVVSRSGTLTYEAVHQLTTRGIGQSSAVGIGGDPVKGSEFIDILKRFNDDPSTKAVIMIGEIGGTAEEEAAVWIRDHMTKPVVGFIGGKTAPPGKRMGHAGAIISGGKGTASEKIAVLEACGIRVAPTPAEMGSTLVSVLEEKGILNACTTH from the coding sequence ATGAGCATTCTTGTCGATAAAAATACGAAAGTCATCACGCAGGGGGTTACCGGCTCGACGGGCTTGTTCCATACGAAAGGTGCGCTGGAGTACGGCACGAAGATGGTGGGCGGCGTTACCCCGGGAAAAGGAGGCACCTCATTTGACATCACGCTGAATGACGGCCAAATTGTAAGTATGCCTATCTTCAATACGGTGATCGATGCCAAGAAGGCGACGGGCGCAACCGCCAGCGTGATTTATGTGCCTCCGGCTTATGCAGCCGACTCGATTATGGAAGCAGTGGACGCCGAGCTCGATCTTGTAATTTGCATTACAGAGGGAATTCCGGTGCTTGATATGGTGAAGGTGAAGCGTTATCTGGAAGGCCGCTCAACCGTGCTGATCGGTCCGAACTGTCCGGGCATCATTACGCCTGGGGAATGTAAAATCGGCATCATGCCGGGCTATATCCACATGCCGGGGTATGTCGGCGTCGTTTCCCGCAGCGGAACGCTTACCTATGAAGCGGTTCATCAATTGACAACCCGGGGGATCGGCCAGTCGTCGGCGGTCGGCATCGGAGGCGATCCGGTCAAGGGATCGGAATTTATCGATATTTTAAAAAGATTTAACGATGATCCCAGTACGAAGGCGGTCATTATGATCGGTGAGATCGGCGGAACGGCAGAGGAGGAAGCCGCCGTGTGGATTCGTGACCATATGACCAAGCCGGTAGTCGGCTTCATTGGGGGAAAGACAGCCCCTCCAGGCAAGCGCATGGGTCATGCCGGCGCGATTATTTCGGGCGGAAAGGGTACGGCGAGCGAGAAAATCGCTGTCCTTGAAGCCTGCGGCATCAGAGTTGCTCCAACACCCGCTGAAATGGGTTCCACGCTGGTAAGCGTACTGGAAGAAAAAGGGATTTTAAACGCTTGCACGACGCATTAA
- the sucC gene encoding ADP-forming succinate--CoA ligase subunit beta: protein MNIHEYQGKEVLKSYGVTVPNGKVAFTVEEAVAAAQELNSPIAVVKAQIHAGGRGKAGGVKVAKNLDEVRSYAGEILGKTLVTHQTGPEGKVVKRLLIEEGCQILKEYYIGLVVDRGTGRIVLMGSEEGGTEIEEVAALRPEKIFKETIDPAVGLQVFQARRLAYNISIPNDLIGKAVKFMQALYSAFVDKDCSIAEINPLVITKDGSVLALDAKLNFDSNALFRHKDIQDLRDLDEEDEKEIEASKYDLSYIALDGNIGCMVNGAGLAMATMDIIKYYGGEPANFLDVGGGATVEKVTEAFKIILSDSKVRGIFINIFGGIMRCDVIASGVVEAAGQLGLTKPLVVHLEGTNVELGKQILSGSGLNIVSADSMADGAQKIVSLVQ, encoded by the coding sequence GAAGCGGTGGCCGCGGCTCAGGAGCTGAACAGTCCCATCGCCGTTGTGAAAGCGCAGATCCATGCGGGGGGCAGAGGAAAGGCCGGGGGCGTCAAGGTCGCAAAGAATTTGGATGAAGTCCGCTCATATGCCGGAGAAATTCTTGGCAAGACATTGGTGACACACCAGACGGGTCCGGAAGGCAAAGTCGTAAAACGGCTGCTCATCGAAGAGGGCTGCCAAATCCTCAAGGAGTATTATATTGGGCTTGTGGTCGACCGGGGAACGGGGCGCATCGTGCTGATGGGTTCCGAAGAGGGCGGAACTGAAATCGAAGAGGTGGCGGCCCTACGCCCGGAGAAGATTTTTAAAGAAACCATTGATCCGGCGGTGGGACTGCAGGTGTTTCAGGCACGCAGGCTGGCCTACAATATTTCCATCCCGAATGATCTCATTGGCAAGGCGGTCAAGTTTATGCAAGCGCTCTATTCCGCTTTTGTGGATAAAGACTGCTCGATTGCCGAGATTAATCCGCTGGTTATCACGAAGGACGGCAGCGTTCTGGCGCTGGACGCCAAGCTGAATTTTGACTCCAATGCGCTGTTTCGCCATAAGGATATTCAGGATTTACGCGATCTGGACGAGGAAGACGAGAAGGAAATCGAAGCCTCTAAGTATGATCTGAGCTATATTGCGCTGGATGGCAATATCGGCTGTATGGTCAACGGTGCAGGATTGGCGATGGCGACGATGGACATCATCAAATATTACGGAGGCGAACCGGCCAACTTCCTTGATGTGGGCGGCGGCGCAACCGTGGAGAAAGTAACCGAGGCGTTCAAGATTATTTTGTCCGACTCTAAAGTGAGAGGGATTTTCATTAACATATTCGGCGGGATTATGCGCTGCGACGTGATTGCCAGCGGAGTGGTGGAGGCGGCCGGGCAGCTGGGTCTGACCAAACCGCTCGTTGTCCATCTTGAAGGCACTAACGTGGAGCTGGGCAAGCAGATTTTGTCCGGTTCGGGACTGAATATCGTTTCGGCGGATTCCATGGCTGACGGAGCTCAGAAAATTGTCTCACTGGTGCAGTAA